The following are encoded in a window of Terriglobales bacterium genomic DNA:
- the xylB gene encoding xylulokinase — protein MNLLGIDVGTGGTRALLIDESGRVLASSTADHRPFASPQTGWAEQEPQDWWRACCQAVRQLLSESGIAASKISAVGFSGQMHGAVLLDESGNPLRPSLIWCDQRTAAEAAELTQRIGAERLIQLTCNPALTNFTLTKLLWVRKHEPQIFDKFRMLQLPKDYVRLRLTGEYAMDMADASGTLLLDVANRRWSSEMATATGISLTALPKLFESSDVCGAISKAGAEQTGLAAGTPVVTGAGDQAAGAVGLGVVAPGAVHATIGTSGVVFASTSSPKMDPHGRLHTFCHAVTNRWHVMGVTQSAGLSLRWFRDQFGANSSGGRDPYDVLAEEAASVNPGSDGVLWAPYLMGERTPYLDPEARAALIGLAASHRRAHVVRAIMEGVAFSLRDSFSIFEALQMPVTNVRLGGGGARSPLWQQIQADVYDRSVEIVEAEEGAAYGAALLAGVGAKIWSTVDEACRNVVRVKARVEPNRESAKIMQRQYSAYRLLYPALRRIRDAYSSQNA, from the coding sequence GTGAACCTTCTGGGAATTGATGTCGGCACCGGTGGTACTCGCGCTCTACTCATCGACGAGAGCGGGCGCGTGCTTGCCTCCAGCACGGCCGACCATCGTCCCTTTGCCTCTCCGCAGACGGGTTGGGCTGAGCAGGAACCGCAGGACTGGTGGCGGGCGTGCTGCCAGGCTGTTCGTCAGCTTCTTTCCGAATCGGGAATCGCTGCTTCGAAAATCTCGGCCGTGGGATTCTCAGGGCAGATGCATGGCGCGGTTTTGCTCGATGAAAGCGGCAATCCTTTGCGTCCTTCTTTGATATGGTGCGATCAACGCACCGCGGCGGAAGCTGCAGAACTCACGCAGCGTATCGGCGCCGAACGGCTCATTCAGCTAACTTGCAACCCTGCGCTCACCAACTTCACCCTCACGAAACTTCTTTGGGTACGCAAGCATGAACCACAAATATTCGATAAGTTCCGCATGCTGCAGCTTCCCAAGGACTACGTGCGTTTGCGACTGACTGGTGAATACGCCATGGATATGGCAGATGCTTCGGGCACTCTGCTGCTGGACGTGGCGAATCGTCGCTGGTCCTCGGAGATGGCGACCGCCACCGGGATCAGCTTGACCGCACTGCCGAAGCTTTTCGAATCGTCGGATGTGTGCGGCGCGATATCGAAAGCCGGAGCCGAGCAGACTGGACTTGCTGCCGGTACTCCCGTGGTCACAGGCGCAGGGGACCAGGCGGCTGGTGCGGTAGGACTCGGAGTCGTCGCCCCAGGCGCGGTGCACGCAACCATTGGGACTTCCGGCGTTGTCTTTGCCTCGACGTCCAGTCCCAAAATGGATCCTCACGGGCGTTTGCACACCTTCTGCCATGCCGTGACAAATCGCTGGCACGTCATGGGAGTAACGCAGTCCGCGGGACTCTCGCTGCGTTGGTTCCGCGATCAATTCGGTGCTAACTCGTCCGGTGGCCGCGATCCGTACGACGTGCTCGCAGAAGAAGCCGCATCGGTGAATCCAGGCTCCGATGGAGTTCTTTGGGCGCCGTATTTGATGGGCGAACGGACACCGTACCTTGATCCGGAAGCGCGTGCTGCACTGATAGGCCTTGCGGCAAGTCATCGCCGCGCTCACGTCGTGCGAGCGATCATGGAAGGGGTCGCCTTCAGTCTGCGAGATTCATTCTCAATATTTGAAGCATTGCAAATGCCTGTTACGAACGTCCGCCTGGGAGGCGGAGGAGCGCGTTCGCCTTTGTGGCAGCAGATTCAAGCGGATGTCTATGATCGCAGCGTCGAGATTGTGGAAGCTGAAGAGGGAGCCGCTTACGGCGCTGCGCTCCTGGCAGGTGTTGGAGCCAAGATATGGAGCACCGTTGACGAAGCCTGCCGCAACGTCGTTCGCGTCAAGGCGAGGGTTGAACCAAATCGGGAGTCAGCTAAGATCATGCAGAGGCAGTATTCCGCTTATCGTCTTTTGTATCCGGCGCTGCGCCGAATCCGCGATGCGTACTCCAGTCAAAATGCCTAA
- the xylA gene encoding xylose isomerase, with translation MPSSDYQPKPEHKFSFGLWTIGNRGRDPFGEAVRPTIPPNDIVALLAEVGAWGVNLHDNDLVPIDATSSERDRIVREFKSACERHGIVVPMATVSLFYDPVFRDGAFTANDPDVRAYAVQKTMRAMDLGAELGAKIFVLWGGREGTETDACRRPDQAVKNLRESVNYLCEYSIDKKYGFKFALEAKPNEPRGDIYMPTTGAYLGFIATLDHPEMVGVNPEVAHEHMAGLNFVHAVAQAWEAGKLFHIDLNDQYPGRYDQDLRFASATPKAMFWLVKFLEDVGYDGPRHFDAHAYRTEDIAGVKDFARGCMRTYLILKEKAKHWNADKEIREILAEVNGSPSGHVGKYSSQNAKSLLSKSFDRAALSKKGLQYERLDQLTIDVLLGVR, from the coding sequence ATGCCCAGCAGTGATTACCAGCCAAAGCCCGAACACAAGTTCTCCTTTGGATTGTGGACCATCGGAAACCGTGGGCGCGACCCTTTTGGCGAGGCGGTCCGGCCGACGATTCCGCCGAACGATATCGTTGCTCTGCTGGCCGAGGTTGGAGCGTGGGGCGTGAATCTTCATGACAACGATCTCGTCCCGATCGATGCAACGAGCAGCGAGCGCGATCGCATTGTGCGCGAATTCAAATCGGCATGTGAGCGCCACGGCATCGTGGTGCCCATGGCCACTGTGAGCCTTTTTTACGATCCCGTATTCCGCGATGGTGCGTTTACGGCTAACGATCCTGACGTGCGGGCTTACGCGGTGCAAAAAACCATGCGCGCGATGGACCTCGGCGCTGAGCTCGGAGCCAAGATCTTTGTGCTCTGGGGCGGACGCGAAGGAACCGAGACTGACGCTTGCCGCCGTCCCGATCAGGCGGTGAAGAACCTGCGCGAATCCGTCAATTATCTTTGTGAATACAGTATCGACAAGAAATATGGATTCAAGTTTGCACTCGAAGCCAAGCCCAACGAGCCGCGCGGCGACATTTACATGCCCACAACAGGGGCATACCTCGGGTTCATAGCCACTCTCGATCATCCCGAAATGGTTGGCGTAAATCCTGAGGTTGCGCACGAGCACATGGCTGGACTTAATTTTGTGCATGCCGTAGCGCAGGCATGGGAGGCAGGAAAGTTGTTTCACATCGATCTCAACGACCAATATCCCGGACGCTACGACCAGGACCTGCGCTTCGCGTCGGCAACACCGAAAGCAATGTTTTGGCTAGTCAAGTTTCTCGAGGACGTGGGCTACGATGGCCCACGGCACTTTGATGCCCACGCTTATCGCACTGAAGATATCGCCGGAGTGAAGGACTTCGCGCGCGGTTGCATGCGTACCTACCTCATCCTGAAGGAAAAAGCCAAGCACTGGAACGCGGACAAGGAAATTCGCGAGATTCTAGCCGAGGTGAACGGATCTCCCTCCGGTCATGTCGGGAAATATTCCAGCCAGAACGCGAAATCTTTGCTGAGCAAATCTTTCGATCGCGCAGCACTATCTAAGAAAGGTCTGCAATACGAGCGACTTGATCAGCTTACGATCGATGTTCTCTTGGGGGTGCGTTAG
- a CDS encoding methyltransferase, with protein MATKTQPASGQSSPSPHSGPLLRIMLESLALHQCVFAVAELGVADLLVSGPQSTPDIAKKLRLDEDALFRVLRLLASQGIFTETAPRTFANTEVSNCLRSDVPGSLRSMGRFRGTDFVYRSFGEILHSVRTGEPGRAKVLGMDGWEYLERNPGTARIFDDAMTDISAIVAPTIASAYDFSKWERLMDVGGGNGVLLAAILRAHRSLRGVLADQQHVLKRARERGFLSGALEKRSTMEPCDLFRNIPKGCRAYLMKSVIHDWNDEDAHRILSQCRRAVPKNGALLLVEFNLPEDSSPSRSKFTDVTMMVLTGGKERTIPEYSALLSSAGFRLNDVARTASDFNVMEALPV; from the coding sequence ATGGCGACGAAAACACAACCCGCCTCAGGACAAAGTAGCCCCTCGCCACATTCCGGCCCGCTGCTTCGGATTATGCTGGAGAGCTTAGCCCTCCACCAATGTGTGTTTGCGGTAGCAGAACTCGGAGTCGCCGATCTGCTGGTCTCGGGACCACAGTCAACTCCGGACATAGCCAAGAAACTCAGACTCGACGAGGACGCGCTCTTTCGCGTCCTGCGCCTGCTGGCCAGCCAGGGAATCTTCACCGAAACGGCGCCCCGCACATTCGCAAACACTGAGGTGTCGAACTGTCTTCGCTCAGATGTGCCAGGTTCGCTGCGTTCGATGGGAAGATTTCGAGGGACGGATTTCGTTTATCGATCCTTCGGAGAAATTCTGCACAGCGTCCGTACCGGAGAGCCTGGGAGAGCGAAGGTGCTCGGAATGGATGGATGGGAGTACCTAGAGCGAAATCCAGGAACCGCGCGCATTTTTGACGATGCCATGACGGATATTTCGGCAATCGTTGCCCCTACGATCGCGAGTGCTTACGACTTCTCAAAATGGGAACGCCTGATGGATGTCGGCGGCGGAAATGGAGTGCTGCTTGCCGCAATTCTCCGCGCTCATCGATCTCTACGAGGTGTGCTCGCCGATCAGCAGCATGTGTTGAAGCGTGCGCGCGAACGTGGCTTCCTCTCCGGCGCACTGGAGAAGCGAAGCACCATGGAACCATGCGATCTGTTCCGAAATATTCCCAAGGGCTGCCGAGCGTATTTGATGAAGAGCGTCATCCATGACTGGAACGACGAGGATGCACATCGCATCCTGAGCCAGTGCCGGCGCGCAGTTCCCAAGAACGGAGCCCTGCTGCTGGTCGAGTTCAATTTGCCGGAGGACAGTTCGCCATCGCGAAGCAAGTTCACAGACGTCACAATGATGGTTCTGACAGGTGGCAAAGAGAGAACGATTCCCGAGTACAGCGCGTTACTGTCGAGCGCAGGCTTTCGCCTGAATGACGTGGCGAGAACGGCGAGCGACTTCAACGTAATGGAGGCCTTGCCAGTGTAG
- a CDS encoding MFS transporter has translation MSRYRRPIFYGWWLAIAAAIGLCLGGPPILVFSFPVFLKALTEDFHTSRSAISLAFTLHNLVSAFSCPLMGRLVDRVGARKVILPATVVFAALMIGNRFLTSSVRGVYVFNILGAFIGIGCGPIAYSSVITRWFDRRRGSALAVMMLGVGVGATAMPSVIQRAIAAFGWRAAYALYGVAMLVIALPVVAPLLKDDPAEMGLLPDGVPSTPTLTKKAVVDGLSWREARATGTFWLMVTAYFLLGASVHACVIHLSAMLTDRGITAQTAALASSVAGAGLLLGRGGSGFLLDRYFGPRLAVAFSSGSAIGILLLLFGHGISTFVGAFLVGLGMGAEGDIIAYLTSRYFGLKSFGEIYGYAFGAFVLAGGCGALIMGIGFDRTGSYTLPLQGFLVAICVAIILFSRLGPYRYAVREPSDTDIARRLSAAAS, from the coding sequence ATGAGTAGGTACCGGCGGCCGATCTTCTATGGATGGTGGCTGGCAATCGCAGCGGCTATCGGCCTTTGCCTTGGCGGTCCGCCGATTCTTGTCTTTTCTTTTCCAGTATTCCTAAAGGCGCTGACTGAAGACTTTCATACGAGTCGTTCTGCGATTTCGCTCGCATTTACGCTGCATAATCTCGTATCTGCTTTTTCATGCCCGCTCATGGGACGCCTCGTGGATCGCGTAGGTGCGCGAAAAGTAATCCTGCCGGCGACTGTAGTTTTCGCAGCCCTGATGATTGGCAATCGCTTTCTAACTAGCAGCGTTCGTGGCGTCTATGTCTTCAATATCTTGGGCGCTTTCATCGGCATCGGCTGTGGGCCGATAGCGTATTCGAGCGTGATCACGCGCTGGTTCGATCGACGTCGGGGCTCAGCTCTAGCGGTGATGATGCTAGGAGTAGGCGTCGGTGCGACGGCAATGCCATCTGTGATACAGCGTGCGATCGCAGCATTCGGCTGGCGCGCCGCATATGCACTCTATGGCGTTGCAATGCTTGTGATCGCTCTGCCCGTGGTCGCCCCTCTGCTGAAAGATGATCCCGCCGAAATGGGACTTCTGCCCGATGGCGTTCCGTCTACTCCGACATTGACCAAAAAGGCCGTCGTAGATGGTCTGAGCTGGCGTGAGGCCCGCGCAACCGGAACGTTTTGGTTAATGGTAACTGCGTACTTCCTCCTCGGCGCAAGCGTACACGCATGTGTGATTCATCTTTCGGCCATGCTTACCGATCGGGGGATTACGGCTCAGACCGCGGCACTGGCAAGCTCTGTTGCGGGCGCAGGTCTGCTGCTTGGTCGAGGAGGTTCCGGTTTCCTTTTGGATCGCTATTTCGGTCCGCGGCTTGCGGTCGCTTTTTCGAGCGGATCCGCAATTGGGATTCTCCTGCTCCTGTTTGGACACGGGATCTCCACTTTTGTCGGCGCATTCCTGGTTGGTCTCGGAATGGGAGCTGAAGGAGACATCATCGCTTACCTCACCAGCCGCTACTTCGGCCTTAAGTCCTTTGGTGAAATCTATGGCTATGCATTCGGCGCCTTCGTCCTCGCCGGGGGTTGCGGCGCACTAATCATGGGCATTGGCTTCGACCGAACCGGGTCCTACACGCTGCCGTTGCAAGGTTTCCTAGTGGCGATTTGTGTCGCTATCATTTTGTTCAGTCGCCTTGGCCCATACCGGTATGCCGTGCGGGAGCCAAGTGATACAGATATTGCCAGGAGGCTGTCCGCAGCGGCATCGTAG
- a CDS encoding ABC transporter ATP-binding protein: MHGRRLLRLLHYVRPYWLAILASVVLLAAVGLLDAFRVMLIRPIFDRVLNPDSVGRDVLLFQLPGHGPIYLHQFLPSQFHNAWTMVAVALVGATIIKALCDYAGTYLVSYAGFGMITDLRNELYDSILRRSVRFFSKHSTGTLLSTIINDVERVQYAMSSVLAEFLQQFFTLIFTVGVVIVFGGKLAWVLLLFVPVVITSARRIGRNVRHTTRRGQDKLAEIQHLLHETIAGNRIVKAFNMELWETMRFRGASRRLFRANLRSVSAQAISSPLMDVIGAVAIALLLLLGRDQIRHQAFTQGAFLTFIVAVFKLYDPVRKFAQFYNNFQQALGASSAIFDFMEVEDDVKDKPNAINLPAFKESIRFQDVDFSYDDEEGSHQVLRNINLDVKAGEIVAIVGPSGAGKSTIVRLLPRFFDVNAGKILIDGHDVRDVTVRSLRSQIGMVTQETVLFNDTVRNNIAYGRPNIPQEQVQAAAKAALAHDFIMRMPAGYDTVIGERGMRLSGGEQQRISIARAILKNSPILILDEATSALDAESEALVQTALQNLMQNRTAFVIAHRLSTVRSADRIIVMESGAITDIGSHHELLQRFGTYQRLYNLQFVEIDNVAVVK; the protein is encoded by the coding sequence ATGCATGGGCGTCGCCTTCTGCGACTGCTTCATTACGTGCGTCCATATTGGCTAGCGATTCTTGCATCTGTCGTTCTGCTTGCGGCCGTCGGCTTGCTCGACGCCTTTCGCGTGATGCTGATTCGGCCGATCTTTGATCGCGTGCTGAATCCTGATTCTGTGGGCCGAGATGTCCTGCTGTTCCAGCTTCCAGGGCATGGGCCAATCTATCTACATCAGTTCCTTCCCTCCCAATTCCACAATGCCTGGACGATGGTGGCTGTCGCGCTGGTAGGTGCCACGATCATTAAGGCACTCTGCGACTACGCGGGCACATACCTGGTGAGCTATGCCGGGTTTGGCATGATTACCGACCTGCGCAATGAGCTTTACGATTCGATCCTGCGGCGCTCGGTGAGGTTTTTCTCCAAGCACTCAACTGGGACTCTGCTATCCACCATCATTAACGACGTGGAGCGCGTGCAGTACGCGATGTCCTCTGTATTGGCCGAGTTTCTGCAGCAGTTTTTTACCCTCATATTTACAGTTGGCGTCGTCATCGTGTTTGGCGGAAAGCTCGCTTGGGTGTTGTTGTTATTTGTGCCAGTTGTCATCACATCAGCGCGCCGCATCGGGCGCAACGTACGACACACTACTAGAAGAGGTCAGGACAAGCTTGCCGAGATTCAACACCTGCTGCACGAGACCATCGCGGGAAATCGAATCGTAAAAGCCTTCAATATGGAGCTTTGGGAGACGATGCGATTTCGCGGTGCCTCTCGCCGGCTCTTCCGTGCCAATCTGCGATCGGTGAGCGCGCAGGCGATCAGCTCGCCGCTCATGGACGTGATTGGGGCTGTCGCGATCGCCCTCCTGCTATTGCTCGGCCGAGACCAGATTCGTCATCAGGCGTTCACCCAAGGCGCTTTCCTTACTTTCATCGTCGCAGTGTTTAAGCTTTACGATCCCGTGCGCAAGTTTGCGCAGTTCTATAACAATTTCCAGCAGGCGCTGGGAGCCTCATCGGCGATCTTCGACTTCATGGAAGTGGAAGACGATGTTAAAGACAAGCCGAACGCCATCAATCTGCCCGCGTTCAAGGAGAGTATTCGTTTTCAGGATGTAGATTTCTCGTATGACGACGAGGAGGGATCGCATCAGGTTCTGCGCAACATCAATCTCGACGTCAAAGCCGGAGAGATTGTGGCCATCGTCGGGCCCAGCGGAGCTGGAAAGTCGACCATCGTGCGTCTGCTGCCTCGATTTTTCGACGTAAACGCTGGAAAGATTCTCATCGATGGGCACGACGTTCGTGACGTAACTGTCCGCTCACTGCGCAGCCAGATCGGGATGGTTACGCAGGAGACGGTACTGTTCAACGATACGGTGCGCAACAATATCGCCTACGGACGTCCGAATATTCCTCAAGAGCAAGTGCAAGCGGCGGCGAAGGCTGCTTTGGCTCACGACTTCATTATGCGTATGCCTGCCGGATACGACACGGTGATTGGCGAGCGCGGAATGCGGCTCTCCGGGGGCGAACAACAACGAATTTCAATTGCGCGGGCAATTCTCAAGAACTCTCCGATCCTGATTCTTGACGAGGCGACCTCCGCGCTCGATGCTGAATCAGAAGCCCTGGTTCAGACTGCGCTCCAGAACTTGATGCAGAATCGAACGGCATTCGTCATCGCTCATCGTCTCTCCACGGTGCGCAGCGCAGACAGGATTATCGTGATGGAGAGTGGCGCCATCACCGACATTGGATCGCATCATGAACTGCTGCAACGCTTCGGAACTTATCAGCGCTTGTACAATCTTCAATTCGTTGAAATCGATAACGTCGCGGTTGTGAAGTAA
- a CDS encoding YicC/YloC family endoribonuclease, with protein MPVRSMTGYAQLTHQVNDRTSFSLSLKSVNHRFLDLHFRIPVETTPLELKMRRILKEKIARGHIEVALSLQQGDAGGFQLNHALVEGYVRAFQEAAERLGIVAQPDLNVILRTPGALSGDSTTLDEATEQVILEQLQKLIERLNHMREEEGRGVDRELRERMEGLSHAVSEIGKLRALVSRAYLEKVQSRMNELIAGHIDPDRVLQEAAMLAERSDIQEEVVRLENHIKHFYSLLDSGGEAGKKLDFLLQELNREANTLLSKTAGVAGEGLRITELGLLMKSEIEKAREQVQNVE; from the coding sequence ATGCCTGTCCGATCAATGACCGGATACGCTCAGCTTACCCATCAGGTGAACGACCGGACGTCGTTTTCTTTGAGCCTGAAATCGGTGAACCACCGCTTTCTTGACCTGCATTTTCGCATTCCGGTCGAAACGACGCCGCTGGAACTGAAGATGCGCCGCATTCTCAAAGAAAAAATCGCGCGCGGACACATTGAAGTAGCACTCTCCCTGCAGCAGGGAGATGCCGGTGGTTTTCAGTTGAACCATGCTTTAGTCGAGGGCTATGTGCGGGCTTTTCAGGAAGCAGCAGAGCGGTTGGGTATTGTGGCGCAACCGGATCTCAACGTTATTCTTCGCACCCCGGGAGCACTCTCTGGAGATTCAACCACTCTCGATGAAGCAACTGAACAAGTCATTCTGGAGCAATTGCAAAAGTTAATCGAACGTCTGAATCACATGCGCGAAGAGGAAGGGCGCGGAGTCGACCGGGAACTGCGCGAGCGCATGGAAGGCTTATCACACGCGGTCAGCGAGATTGGGAAGTTGCGAGCGTTGGTCTCACGCGCTTATTTGGAAAAAGTGCAATCGCGCATGAACGAGCTGATCGCGGGCCATATCGATCCGGATCGTGTACTGCAGGAAGCCGCAATGCTTGCAGAGCGTAGCGACATCCAGGAGGAAGTTGTCCGGCTCGAGAACCACATCAAACACTTCTACTCGCTGCTTGACTCCGGCGGCGAAGCCGGCAAGAAGCTGGACTTCCTCCTGCAGGAACTGAATCGCGAGGCCAACACTCTTCTTTCAAAGACAGCCGGAGTGGCTGGCGAAGGCCTGCGCATTACGGAATTGGGACTGCTAATGAAGTCAGAGATTGAGAAAGCAAGGGAGCAAGTGCAGAACGTGGAGTGA
- the gmk gene encoding guanylate kinase, which produces MAGILYIISAPSGSGKSTLVNELRSIVPNLDFSISYTTRPPRGSEQNGREYYFVSRPEFERMIAEDQFLEHAEVFGHYYGTARRFLEDAKASGKDLLLDIDVQGAEQVRKKVPDAVSIFVMPPNREILERRLRRRSQTEKMDPKVIERRLENAEKEIVNYKKYGYILVNKILERAVDELKAIVLSERTRRSGKVLTSEDQELARIAEGCLLARSHEKVQPVLQSFRTNL; this is translated from the coding sequence ATGGCAGGCATCCTCTACATCATTTCCGCACCCTCCGGATCGGGCAAATCCACGCTAGTGAATGAGCTGCGTTCGATTGTCCCAAATCTGGATTTTTCGATCTCTTACACAACGCGACCTCCGCGCGGAAGCGAGCAGAATGGGCGCGAGTATTACTTCGTCTCGCGGCCGGAGTTTGAGCGCATGATTGCCGAAGACCAGTTTCTGGAGCATGCCGAAGTCTTCGGGCACTACTACGGGACGGCTCGCCGCTTTCTTGAGGACGCAAAGGCCAGCGGCAAGGATTTGTTACTCGACATTGACGTGCAAGGCGCAGAGCAGGTGCGTAAGAAGGTCCCCGACGCGGTCAGCATTTTCGTAATGCCGCCAAATCGGGAGATTCTCGAGCGTCGCCTGCGTCGGCGCAGCCAGACAGAAAAGATGGACCCTAAAGTAATAGAGCGAAGACTTGAAAACGCGGAGAAGGAGATTGTGAATTACAAGAAATACGGCTATATTCTCGTCAACAAGATCCTGGAAAGAGCAGTGGACGAGTTGAAGGCCATTGTCCTTTCCGAGCGAACGCGTCGCTCAGGAAAGGTGCTCACCTCGGAAGATCAGGAACTGGCTCGCATCGCTGAGGGATGTTTGCTGGCCAGAAGTCACGAGAAAGTTCAGCCCGTTCTGCAATCGTTCAGGACCAACCTCTGA
- the rpoZ gene encoding DNA-directed RNA polymerase subunit omega, whose amino-acid sequence MEPTKEFDSKYRYILVAARRARQLQGGASALVETDSRKACRIAQDEIQAGKVGYVVPDPVAPVQAAPPEPKED is encoded by the coding sequence ATGGAACCCACGAAAGAGTTCGATAGCAAGTATCGGTACATCCTCGTCGCGGCCCGGCGAGCGCGCCAACTCCAGGGAGGCGCCAGTGCGCTCGTCGAAACCGACTCGCGCAAGGCCTGTCGGATCGCTCAGGACGAGATTCAGGCTGGCAAAGTAGGCTACGTCGTGCCCGATCCTGTAGCGCCAGTGCAAGCCGCCCCTCCCGAACCAAAGGAAGACTAG
- the coaBC gene encoding bifunctional phosphopantothenoylcysteine decarboxylase/phosphopantothenate--cysteine ligase CoaBC yields the protein MKVAFGVCGGIAAYKACEVVRLLQDAGIRVQVVMTAAAQEFVRPLTFAALSGEKVITGLWQSGGEQPNLDSAVEHISVAQSIDALVVAPCTADTAAKFAHGQADDFLSTLYLATPAPVIIAPTMNVEMLNHPATQANLETLRKRGLHIVEPGSGYLACGMVGAGRLAEPEEIVAAVLATLGVVRDLAGETVLITAGPTREPVDPVRFLGNRSSGKMGYALAEAALRRGAKVILVSGPVALEPPVGADVVQVQTAEEMRNAVLSRASEAKIIIAAAAVADFRLRKASEQKIRRNGPMSLDLEPTPDILAEAAARRHPNQVLIGFAAETQNAIENGRAKLRKKGIDAIVVNDVSDPEIGFDSERNEVTILTANEEIAIPRAEKSKIAHRILDAVLKLKTRSGKPVPAR from the coding sequence ATGAAGGTTGCGTTTGGTGTGTGCGGCGGTATCGCCGCATATAAGGCGTGCGAAGTAGTCCGCTTACTTCAGGACGCAGGCATCCGCGTGCAGGTGGTCATGACTGCTGCCGCCCAGGAGTTCGTGCGTCCACTCACCTTCGCCGCGCTTTCTGGAGAGAAAGTTATCACTGGTCTGTGGCAGTCTGGCGGCGAGCAGCCGAATCTGGACTCAGCCGTAGAACACATCAGCGTCGCTCAATCAATTGACGCGCTAGTTGTCGCGCCCTGCACAGCAGATACTGCCGCCAAATTCGCGCACGGACAGGCGGACGACTTTCTTTCGACTCTTTACCTTGCCACGCCTGCTCCGGTGATCATTGCGCCCACAATGAACGTCGAAATGCTGAATCATCCGGCAACGCAAGCGAATTTGGAAACTCTGCGCAAACGTGGCCTGCACATCGTCGAGCCGGGCAGTGGATACCTCGCTTGCGGCATGGTTGGTGCAGGACGCCTTGCCGAGCCGGAGGAGATTGTTGCCGCGGTGCTGGCGACGCTCGGAGTCGTGCGCGACCTTGCAGGCGAGACGGTGCTTATCACTGCAGGTCCGACGCGAGAGCCAGTGGATCCAGTGCGCTTTCTGGGCAATCGTTCCAGCGGGAAAATGGGATATGCGCTGGCCGAAGCAGCTCTTCGTCGTGGAGCAAAGGTGATTCTGGTTTCAGGACCAGTTGCATTGGAACCGCCAGTGGGCGCGGACGTCGTGCAAGTGCAGACGGCTGAAGAAATGCGCAACGCGGTGCTTTCACGAGCATCCGAGGCCAAAATAATTATCGCGGCTGCGGCTGTGGCTGATTTCCGTTTGCGCAAAGCGTCAGAACAAAAAATCAGGCGCAATGGCCCAATGTCGCTCGACCTGGAGCCCACGCCCGACATACTCGCCGAGGCTGCCGCCCGTCGTCATCCGAATCAGGTGCTCATCGGTTTCGCTGCTGAGACACAAAACGCGATCGAGAATGGACGCGCCAAGCTCCGCAAGAAGGGAATCGATGCCATCGTGGTTAACGACGTATCGGACCCGGAAATTGGATTTGATTCAGAGCGCAACGAAGTCACAATCCTTACCGCCAACGAAGAGATCGCAATCCCGCGGGCAGAAAAGTCGAAAATAGCTCATCGCATCCTCGATGCCGTGCTAAAACTGAAGACGCGCTCGGGCAAGCCTGTGCCTGCTCGCTAG
- a CDS encoding uracil-DNA glycosylase codes for MTNGAELQKQFAERVRFYRELGIYDFYRRQSAGVASHTLETQQAASSPSSASSASPFDTRTEEQMTPEKALRLIREDLGDCTRCVLHKQGRKQIVFGVGNARADIMFVGEGPGADEDQQGEPFVGRAGQLLNNMITAMGIRREDVYIANVVKCRPPGNRTPEREECDTCSPFLMRQIAAVKPKIVVALGAVAAKTLLGVNDAMVNMRGRIYDFKNTKLAVTYHPAYLLRDPRQKKEAWKDLQMVMKYLGMPIPQTAMS; via the coding sequence ATGACAAACGGTGCGGAGCTCCAAAAACAGTTCGCAGAACGTGTGCGTTTCTATCGCGAGCTAGGCATTTACGATTTCTATCGCCGACAATCAGCAGGCGTCGCATCACACACACTAGAGACGCAGCAAGCTGCTTCTTCACCATCCAGCGCGAGTTCGGCATCGCCATTCGACACGAGAACTGAAGAACAAATGACTCCTGAAAAAGCTCTGCGGTTAATCCGCGAAGACCTCGGCGATTGCACTCGCTGCGTCCTGCACAAGCAAGGACGCAAACAGATTGTGTTCGGCGTGGGGAATGCGCGGGCCGACATCATGTTTGTGGGCGAGGGGCCGGGAGCGGACGAAGATCAGCAAGGCGAGCCGTTTGTTGGCCGCGCCGGTCAGCTGCTAAACAACATGATCACTGCGATGGGGATTCGTCGCGAGGATGTCTACATCGCCAACGTCGTCAAGTGCCGGCCGCCCGGAAATCGCACTCCGGAACGCGAAGAGTGCGACACGTGCTCTCCATTTCTAATGAGGCAAATTGCGGCGGTGAAGCCGAAGATCGTCGTCGCCCTTGGAGCGGTCGCTGCCAAGACGCTTCTCGGAGTCAACGATGCTATGGTGAATATGCGGGGGCGAATCTACGACTTCAAGAACACCAAGCTCGCCGTAACCTACCATCCGGCGTATCTGCTGCGCGATCCGCGCCAGAAGAAAGAAGCTTGGAAGGACCTGCAGATGGTAATGAAGTATCTGGGCATGCCGATACCTCAGACCGCGATGAGCTAA